Proteins co-encoded in one Acipenser ruthenus chromosome 3, fAciRut3.2 maternal haplotype, whole genome shotgun sequence genomic window:
- the LOC117435805 gene encoding cerebellin-2-like, producing MVPVSCLGHCAMLAVVLLLGCGVTFALGQNETEPIVLEGKCLVVCDSSPSSDGGVTSSLGISVRSGSAKVAFSAVRNTNHEPSEMSNKTMTIYFDQVLVNVGNRFDLSSSAFVAPRRGIYSFSFHVVKVYNRQTIQVSLIQNEHAVISAFAGDQDVTREAASNGVLLHMEGGDKVYLKLERGNLMGGWKYSTFSGFLVFPV from the exons ATGGTGCCAGTAAGTTGTCTTGGACATTGTGCCATGCTGGCTGTGGTCCTTCTCCTGGGATGTGGCGTTACTTTTGCCCTGGGACAGAATGAAACGGAGCCGATCGTTTTGGAAGGAAAATGTTTAGTGGTGTGTGACTCGAGCCCGTCCTCAGACGGAGGGGTCACCTCCTCGCTTGGGATTTCAGTGCGGTCTGGCAGTGCCAAAGTGGCGTTTTCTGCGGTTAGGAACACCAACCACGAACCGTCTGAAATGAGCAACAAAACCATGACCATCTACTTCGACCAG GTATTAGTTAATGTAGGAAATCGTTTTGATCTTTCTTCGAGTGCATTTGTAGCTCCAAGAAGAGGAATATACAGTTTTAGCTTTCATGTGGTTAAGGTATACAACAGGCAGACAATACAG GTCAGTCTGATCCAAAATGAACACGCAGTGATATCTGCGTTTGCCGGAGACCAGGATGTTACCAGAGAAGCGGCTAGTAATGGAGTTCTCCTCCATATGGAAGGAGGAGACAAGGTGTATCTCAAGCTGGAAAGGGGTAACCTAATGGGGGGATGGAAATATTCTACCTTTTCGGGATTCTTAGTTTTTCCTGTCTAA